In Rhodomicrobium lacus, the following proteins share a genomic window:
- a CDS encoding phage tail sheath subtilisin-like domain-containing protein: MTTDFLHGVEVIEIDDGPRPVRTVRSSVIGIVGTAENAKLSEFPLDTPVQIAGSRAKAALLDTVGTGLGTLPGALDQIFDQIGAVVVVIRVAEGDDGDETVANVIGGVAPDGSYKGVHALLGAQSRLGVTPRILIAPGFTGDRPVGVDRIQLSNGGANYTHATVTLTGGGGTGAEAEAVISGGIITSIVVTKPGRGYTNAPAVAIAGDGAGAAATAVTGPSANPVVAELVGIAERLRAVVIADGPNTTDEAAVQYAGDFGSKRVYLVDPFVKVQRATNIVNVPTSACVAGLIAKSDNDRGFWWSPSNQNINGILGTARPIDFALSDANSRANLLNEMKVATVIREDGYRLWGNRTLSSDAKYAFLAVVRTADMINDSILRAHLWAVDRGITKTYFDDVSESVRAYLRTLTSLGAILGGDCWPNPDLNTPDSISDGHAVFDFDFTPPYPAERVTFRSHLVNDYLEDLV, from the coding sequence ATGACGACGGACTTTCTGCACGGCGTTGAGGTTATCGAGATTGACGACGGCCCGCGCCCGGTTCGCACCGTCCGCTCGTCCGTTATCGGCATCGTCGGCACCGCCGAAAATGCCAAACTTTCCGAATTCCCGCTCGACACCCCGGTGCAGATCGCGGGCTCGCGCGCCAAGGCTGCGCTCCTCGATACGGTCGGAACTGGACTTGGAACGTTGCCCGGTGCGCTCGACCAGATCTTCGACCAGATCGGCGCGGTTGTCGTCGTCATCCGCGTCGCCGAAGGCGATGATGGCGACGAGACGGTAGCGAACGTCATCGGCGGCGTTGCGCCCGATGGTTCTTACAAGGGCGTGCACGCGCTGCTCGGCGCTCAGTCTCGTCTCGGTGTCACCCCGCGCATTCTGATCGCGCCTGGCTTCACCGGCGACCGGCCGGTCGGCGTGGACCGCATCCAGCTTTCGAACGGCGGCGCGAATTATACGCACGCGACCGTCACGCTCACGGGCGGGGGCGGCACGGGCGCCGAAGCCGAAGCCGTCATTTCCGGCGGCATCATCACATCCATCGTGGTCACCAAGCCGGGGCGCGGCTACACGAACGCGCCTGCTGTGGCCATCGCGGGCGACGGCGCGGGCGCGGCCGCAACGGCCGTCACCGGCCCGTCTGCAAACCCGGTTGTCGCCGAACTCGTCGGCATCGCCGAGCGTCTGCGCGCGGTGGTCATCGCTGACGGCCCGAACACCACCGATGAAGCGGCCGTTCAGTACGCGGGCGACTTCGGGTCGAAGCGCGTCTATCTGGTCGATCCGTTCGTCAAGGTTCAGCGCGCCACGAACATCGTCAACGTGCCGACGAGCGCCTGTGTGGCGGGCCTCATCGCTAAGAGCGACAATGATCGGGGCTTCTGGTGGTCGCCGTCGAACCAGAATATCAACGGCATCCTCGGCACCGCACGGCCTATCGACTTCGCTCTTAGCGATGCGAATAGCCGCGCGAACCTCCTCAACGAGATGAAGGTCGCGACCGTCATTCGCGAGGACGGCTACCGGCTGTGGGGCAACCGCACGCTTTCATCCGACGCCAAATACGCTTTCTTGGCCGTGGTTCGCACCGCCGACATGATCAACGATTCCATCCTGCGCGCGCATCTGTGGGCGGTCGACCGGGGTATCACGAAGACCTACTTCGATGACGTGTCCGAAAGCGTTCGCGCCTACCTCCGCACGCTCACATCGCTCGGTGCCATCCTCGGCGGCGATTGCTGGCCCAACCCGGATTTGAACACGCCCGACAGCATCTCTGATGGACACGCTGTCTTCGACTTCGACTTCACGCCGCCCTATCCGGCCGAGCGCGTCACGTTCCGCTCGCACCTTGTCAACGACTACCTCGAGGATCTGGTGTAA
- a CDS encoding phage major tail tube protein: MALIALPRQLKNFNLYVDGESFAGKADTITLPALNFVVEKHRAGGMDAPRGIELGMEELKLSFVISDLGPQMLSLLGKDGVAVVARGSVQAQGSDAEPVVINMRGLFRGLESSAWTLGAKSSRTVNVDLSYFRYRQKDVEYCEIDIDNMIRTIGGVDQLAAHRTNIGL, encoded by the coding sequence ATGGCTCTCATCGCTCTCCCGCGCCAGCTGAAGAACTTCAACCTCTATGTCGATGGCGAGTCCTTTGCTGGCAAGGCGGACACCATCACGCTTCCAGCCCTTAACTTCGTGGTCGAGAAGCACCGCGCAGGCGGCATGGATGCGCCGCGCGGCATCGAGCTCGGCATGGAAGAGCTGAAGCTCTCCTTCGTCATCTCGGACCTCGGCCCGCAGATGCTTTCCTTGCTCGGCAAGGATGGCGTGGCGGTGGTCGCGCGCGGCTCCGTGCAGGCGCAAGGCTCTGACGCGGAGCCGGTGGTCATCAATATGCGCGGGCTGTTTCGCGGGCTGGAAAGCTCCGCCTGGACGCTCGGAGCGAAGAGCTCGCGCACCGTGAACGTCGACCTCAGCTACTTCCGCTACCGCCAGAAGGATGTCGAGTACTGCGAAATCGACATCGACAACATGATCCGCACCATCGGCGGCGTGGATCAACTGGCGGCGCATCGCACGAACATCGGACTGTAG
- a CDS encoding phage tail assembly protein — MAAPAKETIYKLLVPVTFEGSERTEIKLRRVKARDIRDLEREDAGSAQTFFLISRLSGWPPEGVEEMDAADIEGVATIIEGFIGKKRPRR; from the coding sequence ATGGCAGCACCGGCCAAAGAGACGATCTACAAACTCCTCGTGCCCGTCACGTTCGAGGGCAGCGAGCGCACCGAAATCAAGCTGCGCCGCGTCAAGGCGCGCGACATCCGCGATCTCGAGCGCGAGGACGCTGGCAGCGCGCAGACGTTCTTTCTGATCTCGCGGTTGTCCGGCTGGCCGCCCGAGGGCGTCGAGGAAATGGACGCCGCCGATATCGAGGGGGTTGCGACGATCATCGAGGGTTTTATCGGGAAGAAGCGGCCTCGGCGCTGA
- a CDS encoding GpE family phage tail protein, which translates to MIADLATVFHWPLSELLELTPQELLFWRGLAEERVKAK; encoded by the coding sequence TTGATTGCGGATCTCGCGACCGTCTTTCACTGGCCCTTGTCCGAACTGCTCGAACTGACCCCGCAGGAACTTCTTTTCTGGCGGGGCCTCGCGGAAGAAAGAGTGAAGGCGAAGTAA
- a CDS encoding phage tail protein has product MAAIMMGLGPYRFSIDTAAYTNLQRTDEYRWESQERIGRHPAMQFIGQGHTTIRLEGTVYPTWKGGARQIDAMRSAASKGTPHVLVSGAGKIFGRFVIMNVEETQTHFFADGTPRKQEFKLEIKSYGEDGGL; this is encoded by the coding sequence ATGGCAGCGATCATGATGGGCCTCGGTCCTTACCGCTTCTCGATAGACACGGCGGCGTACACGAACCTGCAGCGCACCGATGAATATCGCTGGGAAAGCCAGGAGCGCATCGGCCGCCATCCGGCGATGCAGTTCATCGGGCAGGGCCACACGACAATCCGGCTTGAAGGGACCGTCTATCCCACGTGGAAGGGCGGGGCCCGGCAGATCGACGCCATGCGCTCCGCCGCGTCGAAGGGGACGCCTCACGTGCTGGTGTCCGGCGCCGGGAAGATCTTCGGCCGCTTCGTCATCATGAACGTGGAGGAGACGCAAACCCACTTCTTCGCCGACGGCACGCCGCGCAAGCAGGAGTTCAAGCTCGAAATCAAAAGCTACGGCGAGGATGGGGGCTTGTGA
- a CDS encoding tail protein X: MTDTYLTKNGDMIDEICWRYYEKGQQALAVERVYEANRRLAVLGPKLPAGTLVILPDLPRPAATPIIRIWG; the protein is encoded by the coding sequence ATGACCGACACGTACCTCACCAAAAACGGCGACATGATCGATGAGATTTGCTGGCGCTACTACGAGAAGGGTCAGCAAGCCCTCGCGGTCGAGCGCGTCTACGAGGCCAACCGTCGCCTCGCCGTGCTGGGGCCGAAGCTCCCGGCCGGGACGCTCGTGATCCTGCCGGATCTGCCGCGCCCTGCCGCCACACCCATCATCAGGATATGGGGGTAG
- a CDS encoding phage late control D family protein yields the protein MQLICEIISNGENIFDRLADRLMSVEVHDEAEDKSDRVSIKLDDRARFLDGALVEIPLVGTTIEVLLGYKDGVKAHMGTYLIDDISVESPPRTLTVTGRAAKMPKSYRTPRTQSYHQKTIAAIMKEVAERSGYEPKVDPALARIVVRHIDQHNESDMAFATRLAGLHDGVARPVDGKLAVAKKGTGKSVTGAELPVVTLTESMCSQWRFQYSARDEAGEAAGMGGSGGTDQKVAGDSRLPPSDQLDGGDTINLPSDTPAVGEKGGVRAHWHDIRTSERKAVTIGKAPYHDLRYTHHNEAEAKAAVSAYKNKSSRGKAGFSCQVGGEPTIRAEAKLVLASFRAYIPELWRIKSCTHRFEPGGGYTTNITAELFDEKQEDAAGNVSKTKPSKDDKIDPNAPPEPTGGDPINLPK from the coding sequence ATGCAGCTGATCTGCGAGATCATCAGCAACGGCGAGAATATCTTCGACAGGCTCGCCGACCGCCTCATGTCCGTGGAGGTGCACGACGAAGCCGAGGACAAGAGCGACCGCGTCAGCATCAAGCTCGATGACCGCGCGCGCTTCCTCGATGGCGCCTTGGTGGAAATCCCGCTTGTCGGAACGACGATCGAGGTGCTGCTCGGATACAAGGACGGCGTCAAAGCCCACATGGGCACATACCTCATTGACGACATCTCGGTCGAGAGCCCGCCGCGCACGCTCACGGTGACCGGACGCGCGGCGAAGATGCCGAAGAGCTACCGCACGCCTCGCACGCAGTCCTACCACCAGAAGACCATCGCCGCGATCATGAAGGAGGTGGCCGAGCGAAGCGGCTACGAGCCGAAGGTTGACCCGGCCCTTGCTCGTATCGTCGTTCGCCACATCGACCAGCACAACGAAAGCGACATGGCCTTCGCAACGCGCCTTGCGGGGCTGCATGACGGTGTTGCTCGCCCTGTCGACGGAAAGCTCGCGGTCGCGAAGAAGGGCACCGGCAAGAGCGTGACGGGCGCTGAACTGCCCGTTGTGACGCTCACGGAATCGATGTGCTCGCAATGGCGTTTCCAGTACAGCGCCCGCGACGAAGCGGGCGAGGCCGCCGGCATGGGCGGGAGCGGGGGCACCGATCAGAAGGTGGCGGGCGACAGCCGCTTGCCGCCGTCCGATCAGCTGGACGGTGGCGACACCATCAACCTGCCGAGCGACACCCCTGCCGTCGGTGAAAAGGGCGGCGTGCGCGCGCATTGGCACGACATCCGGACGAGCGAGCGCAAGGCTGTCACCATCGGCAAGGCGCCCTATCACGACCTGCGCTACACGCACCACAACGAGGCCGAAGCGAAGGCCGCCGTCTCGGCCTACAAGAACAAGTCCAGTCGCGGGAAGGCGGGCTTCTCCTGCCAGGTGGGCGGCGAACCGACGATCCGGGCCGAGGCGAAGCTCGTTCTGGCGAGCTTCCGCGCCTACATCCCGGAGCTTTGGCGCATCAAGAGCTGCACGCACCGCTTCGAGCCTGGCGGCGGCTACACGACGAACATCACGGCCGAACTCTTCGACGAAAAGCAGGAAGACGCGGCCGGCAACGTCTCCAAAACCAAGCCGTCCAAAGACGACAAGATTGATCCGAACGCGCCACCGGAACCGACCGGCGGCGACCCCATCAACTTGCCGAAATGA
- a CDS encoding glycoside hydrolase family protein, with product MKPSQACIDFIKSFESFYANAYLCPANVPTIGWGTTKWDLTRPVKLGEKITRAEAERQLRLEVDRVAAAVNAAVRVPLSQNQFDALVSWGYNVGTGWITGRRGSKQASFIKALNKGDYDAPVRDLPKFSRTTGGKQLSGLSRRRREEVKMWQSGAIASGRVADESDDASEGYVSRPTTAPYFDARFRQVQARLRALGYPVGAVDGLHGRASARGIAAFQRDHGLEGDAGVWYERYDDTLDTAQSVIPAERSATKTRQLTATDPLAKKLSWVEKILMWLGLGGGAAASLPDAASQATGTFSALNGVWQIIADNKALIIVAGFILAALLIRWVLTELRDAYRNNDYQGAIPSDEVRQ from the coding sequence ATGAAGCCATCACAAGCGTGCATCGATTTCATCAAGAGCTTCGAGAGCTTCTACGCAAACGCGTATCTTTGCCCGGCGAACGTGCCGACCATCGGTTGGGGCACCACGAAATGGGATCTCACGAGGCCGGTGAAGCTTGGCGAAAAGATCACGCGGGCCGAAGCGGAGCGACAGCTCAGGCTTGAGGTGGATCGCGTGGCCGCCGCTGTGAACGCCGCGGTGCGGGTTCCGCTCAGCCAGAACCAGTTCGATGCGCTCGTGTCGTGGGGCTATAACGTCGGCACCGGCTGGATTACGGGGCGGCGTGGAAGCAAGCAAGCCTCGTTCATCAAGGCCCTGAACAAAGGCGACTACGACGCCCCCGTCAGAGATCTGCCGAAGTTCAGCCGGACGACCGGCGGCAAGCAACTTTCTGGCCTATCCCGCCGGCGGCGCGAGGAAGTCAAGATGTGGCAGTCTGGCGCCATCGCATCGGGCCGCGTCGCGGATGAGAGCGACGACGCCTCCGAAGGCTACGTAAGCCGGCCGACCACCGCTCCTTACTTTGACGCGCGGTTCCGCCAGGTGCAGGCTCGGCTCCGCGCGCTCGGCTATCCTGTCGGCGCTGTCGACGGTCTTCACGGGCGAGCTTCCGCGCGCGGCATCGCTGCTTTCCAGCGCGACCATGGCCTCGAGGGCGATGCAGGCGTTTGGTACGAGCGCTACGACGATACGCTCGACACCGCGCAGTCTGTCATCCCCGCAGAACGATCCGCCACGAAGACGCGACAGCTTACGGCCACGGATCCGCTCGCGAAGAAGCTCTCATGGGTGGAGAAGATCCTCATGTGGCTCGGCCTAGGCGGAGGCGCGGCGGCCTCTCTGCCGGACGCGGCGAGCCAAGCCACCGGCACGTTCTCTGCGCTGAATGGCGTATGGCAGATAATCGCCGACAACAAGGCGCTCATCATCGTGGCGGGCTTCATTCTCGCCGCCTTGCTGATCCGGTGGGTTCTGACAGAGCTGAGGGACGCCTACCGCAATAACGACTACCAGGGCGCCATCCCTTCGGATGAGGTGCGCCAATGA